One part of the Musa acuminata AAA Group cultivar baxijiao chromosome BXJ1-5, Cavendish_Baxijiao_AAA, whole genome shotgun sequence genome encodes these proteins:
- the LOC135673977 gene encoding protein GRIM REAPER-like — protein sequence MALTTSLAFPVSSAESDERSTAAAAPSSLSLGIYSSLRHHKPRGSMTCDKFPRVCRAGHHCCRKQCVDVMTDNQNCGECGKKCWFGQSCCGGSCVNVMYDPNNCGGCDKRCTKGCFCQFGMCSYA from the coding sequence ATGGCCTTGACCACATCTCTTGCCTTCCCCGTTTCCTCTGCGGAATCGGACGAGCGctcgacagcagcagcagcaccgtcTTCATTGTCCCTGGGGATCTACTCCTCGCTTAGGCATCACAAACCGAGAGGCTCGATGACCTGCGACAAGTTCCCTAGAGTTTGTCGCGCCGGCCACCACTGCTGCAGGAAACAATGCGTGGACGTGATGACCGACAACCAGAACTGCGGGGAGTGCGGGAAAAAGTGCTGGTTCGGCCAATCGTGCTGCGGCGGCAGCTGCGTCAACGTGATGTATGACCCCAACAACTGCGGTGGCTGCGACAAGAGGTGCACGAAGGGTTGCTTCTGCCAGTTCGGGATGTGTAGCTATGCTTAG